ATGATAGGtggtttttcttgtagtgagtgTATCAAGGAGTATCAAGTATATCAAGGATATTAGgtgtatcaaatgtatatcaTTAACGATGGCATTTGTGATATTTTACATTTTGTACATGTGAGCTGTCTTTTGTtcttgctatttttgcaaacaaTAATTGTGTTATGGgtttaattattataacttgTTTTGCTTTTTTTGCAAGTGTTTCTACTCTGTTATTCGAATTACAAATATTTTGAACTTTATATTTAGTCATTTTGTACAAAAACTACCCCACAAAAAATAGTAGTTACGATAGCTAATGAAAAAGGTTATAAAAGACTTTTTCGAAGGTTCTAACAACCCATATTATTAAAAGTGTAAGACTTTTTATAGCTTTTTTTTTAGTGCTATAATGAATTCTATGATAGAATATGAAGATATGACATGTATATTTGGCTACGAAAACATTCAATAGCATTGATCATTAGAACTATCTTTAACATATAATAGTTTGCTCTCAACGCTCTCTTATATAATAGCCTTTTCTTAATGCTTTCTTTGATATATGATAACCATTTTTAAGACTATTATATCATTTGTATAGCTTTAGTGTTATGCTATAACAAACAACATTGAAATAATAATGTTTGTTTACATTACAAGCACTTGCTTTTGGATAAATGAATACATGAAATAATTCgataatatatacattaaatATAACGACTTTGTTTCATTATTGAAACTTAGTAATCAATGTACATTATGAACCAAAAATTATCCAATAATATAAGAAATACAATAAATGTAATTTACAATTGTACAACGTTCACAAAAACACACAGAATACAGAGCTATATTAATCAGGTGTTGAGAAGTATTGCATCGTGGGATTGAGCTTCCAGCCTTGATCTTTTCACCAACCTACATATAAAAAGTGGATAACATCAGTTTGACTTCCAAAACCACCTGAAAAGTGATTAAGTATTCCTCCGAATCTCAAAACTAtctaaaacaataattaaaagtGCAACCTATAATGGCTTTCCATGACTCCCTTTGAGATGAACATAGGCACAAACCATAACCTTTTCTAGGTTTCATAGGTATCAAAAACCATCAGCGACATGCCCTGTTAACTACGAATTAGAAGAGGGAGAAAGAGGAGAAATAAACGCCACATAAAACGAAAGAAATCAACATCTAGTCTTCACATATTTTGTTGTAGTGTGAAATTTCAGAATAGATTGGGGCAAATTAAATAATCATTAATTATAGAAGAAATTACCATGAGAACCGACAAGAGAAGTCAACAGTACAAAATGGGAAAAACTAAACCAATATTCTGAAAATAAAGTAGGATTAGTCTCCAAAAACACCAAAGGTTCTAGAGCTCTAATAATCCAAACCTGCAGTGAAGGGTACCCTCGAAAGCTCCAAAATTATACCAATAATGTTTTGTTTCCCCATCTCCCCCAAATATTTAACCTTTTTCTGCCTTTTTTTTCCTCAGACCTTATCAACCCAAGTGATTAAAATGAATAGTAAAACTTCAAACACAATCAACTAAACAAAGTTATCAACTTTCATATACTTTTTACGTATAAATTAACTTGAAACTATGACTAGCTATATAACTGCAGGATATAGGTGTGGCTTTCCAACATTTAATATATTCCAATAACAGAACTTTTAAAGTTTTTACAATAGAAGATAAGTAGTTGAGAAAAAATTGTCTTAGGAGGGATGTTTTCCGACATGACGCATGACCCAAGTTATTTGCCAGAAGATGCATGATATTCCTACTATTGAAGATTGGGATAGCTAGCAATGTATTGTTTTCATAAATTTGTTTgtttcaaaaaattaatttataaatattttaattatacgAGAATGCACTGTTGAGTCAACTGACATCATGCATGCGTGCATACAATATTCAACAAGTATTGGAGTATGGCTACAAGATGAGAAGATCAATTTCTTGTTGTAGTTCTTGACCCTAGATACGAGTTGACTTATGTGAGTAATTGCTTTGTTGAACTTTTGGAGGATGAATGTGCAAAAAAGGACAAATAATGTTGAATAAGCATTTCATTGTTTGTGTGATGATTATTATATAAGTATGTAAATACcaagaaaaaaattgataacttgtagaaatacaaattattgTAGTCTTctatgtaaaataatgaagtcttatcgcataaaattggaaaaaaatgtGGGAAAAAGTAGAAAAATTGATTAACTTGTGTCTTGCATAATGTAAAAAGATTTTTATCCTTATCTTATCGCAGGATTTTGGCAAAAAGAAGTATAGCCAGACGATAGAATGTCAGACGAGGAGACGTATGCAACCAGCAAGGCGAAAATCACAACAAGCTAGGCGATTTGAAGCACTAGCAGACAAATTTGGTTAGCGCGAATGTTAGAAAATGATAAAAGGACGTATGCGCGCATCACCGATGCAACTTTATCACAATATTAATGAGGTGTGGAATGTCCTATCAACATCACTCTCCACCTACAGGCAAAGTTAGGATAATTGACAGAAGTCAGAGCTACCTTGCAGTTTTCTGAAGTGGTTTTTGGGCGCCATTTGGTTCTATGTCTGCTTAGATATATGCTTTGTCTGGTATTTTGTCTGCAGTGCATAAGTCTTTGGAGTTGAAAATAGTAAGGTCGAATGTGTCCATTCTTTCCACAAAAGTAGCAAATtcttcgttttcgtttgttcaGAGGTTTCACAGTTAGGCTAGTATCTTCAGTGGTTCTCAATTTTTCATTATCTGTCGGACTGTTCTGAGTGGTACCCTCTCGAACAAATACTGTAGTCCTAACGGTTGCGCTCTTCTTTCCTGTAAAACCTAGGCCTCTTTTGTCATCAAAGCTCCTCCCTTGGCCAAGCAAGTCATCTAGTTTTAGAAGTCCCGTTTGTCAACATCTTTACAGATTTGAATAGTTCTTCAAGTTGATTTTGGTTTCCTTTAATTCATCTTTTAGGGTCAATATAGATGATAGaaaactttgattttcttccACTAGGCATTGTATCCGTTCTTGTTGTTGTAAGATAATTTCTTGATCTTCCTTCTACTTCCTTTCCATTAAAACATTGTTTAGACACTTATTAATCGTTGACTTCAGTTGGTCAAATGCTTGAGAGTTTACTTTTGCAGCTTCTTCGTCATTCATGGTACTATACTGATCAAGGCCATTCTGATTTCTTCATCATCACTTTCGGAATAGTCTTCTTCATCTGAAAAAGTGGCTACCAGACTCTTCTTCTTATGTTTAAGATAGGTTGCACACTCAGATTGAATGTGACCAAATCCTTCACACTCATGACACCTAGTTCCTTTGccatatttctcaaattttgagAAACCGTTTCCCTTTTCTCGTTCGTGGTCCTTCTTTCGGTACAGTCCAGATGAAAAAGAGTCTGATATTCTGGGCTAAGTAATTGAAGGACCTTCTCATTTGTTACATTGACTTCCCATATGTTTGTGAAACTGACTTTTAAGCTTTGCAACCTGCTTTGTCAGTAAGACTACAGATTCTGCAAGAATATTGTTATTTTTAGGCACTTTGCATTCTTCTGTGAGCTCTTCTTTTATTGAGGTTAGCACCAGTCCAGGTTTCCTTTTGTTTGCACTGTGTCCCAGGTGAATTTCAAAGGTTCGCAATGATCCAAATAATTCATCCAGCTTCATTTTTTATAGATCATTAGCTTCCTCAATCGCCGTGACTTTCATATTAAAATTAGATGGTAAAGATCTAAGAACTTTTCGAACAAGTTTAGAGTCAGACATCTTTTCTTTAAGTGCATCTGATTCGTTGGCAATATTGAGTACACGAACATTGAACTCAGCAATAGTCTCATCTTCATTCATTTGAAGTGCTTCGAAACAAGATGTCAGGATTTGCAaccgtgagattttcacctttGATGTTCCTTCAAAGGCTACTTTCAAGATGTCCCATGCAACCTTGGCCGACTTGCAAGTGTtgattaacttaaatatgtttggATCAACAACATTGAACAGTGCATTCAGTGCACGAGAGTTACCTACGGCAgcatcattttcttcttttgtccACTTCAACTCAGATTTTCGTACAGTTTGACTGGCTTCGTCCTTTTCAGTGGGATACTCCCACCCAGATATAATAGCTCTCCAACTCCTCATGTACAGAGACTTAAGAAAGGCCTCTATTCGTGACTTCTAGTAACCATAATTTCCTCCGTCTAAAAGGGGTGGTCTACTGGTTGAGTTTCCTTCACGAATTCCATCCATCAATGATCGAATAATGAaccttgctctgataccaattgaaataTGAACGGTTTTAGTGATCTACAACAGAAGTAACCATAGTTGTGTAAAGAGTAGTGAGCGAtagaaacaagaaaaaaagtACGCAACACAACAACATTTgataacccagttcgatgaatCTACATCTACATCTGGGGGGCAGTTTGCCCAAGATAGGAGATTGTATTAATCACAAATACAATAATtgttgaatacatagttatgactgaggGAACAACACATTGGCCTTTTTGTTATTGTACTGTTCTAGGACTGTTTGTAACAGAACTTAATTATGAAATAACATAATGATCGTAACTAAATAGCAAATGGGATGAAACTCCCCCTCAATGGTGGCACTAGTTGAGTGTGCATTCAACTTCGACTTTGGATCAATGGTGGAACACTTCTATCCGaatttcttcattttatttttcataagcCACGTCGAGGAGCTTATCGAAAGTCGTTATTTATGCTTGATGAATCCCAACACACACGAAGCTTCCTTAGGAAGTAGCTAATATATACCAAACAATCTTAACTACTTGAGCCCATCTTTTAAGGAAAGATCACAAGATCTTAACCAATTGAAAACATCTCTTAAGGACAAAATCTTAACCAATTTGTTAAGAGAAACAGAAATAAATATGTGGGACCATTTTGCTAACAAAAACAATTGATAACTTgcaaaaatacaaattattgtAGCCTTctatgtaaaataatgaagtcttaTCGCATAAAATTGGAAGAAAACGTGGGAAAAAGTAGAAAAATTGATTAACTTGTGTTGCATAATGTAAAAAGAATTTTATCCTTGTCTTATCGCAGGATTTTGGGCAAAAAGAAGTATAGTCAGACGAGGAGACGTGTGCAACCAACAAGGCGAAAATCACAACAAGCTAGGCGATCTGAAGCACTAACAGACAAATTTGGTTGGCGCGAATGttagaaaaatgataaaaggaCGTATGCGCGCATCACCGATGCAACTTTATCACAATATTAATGAGGTGTGGAATGTCCTATCAACATCACTCTCCACCTACAGGCATATACTTCAAACTCAAGTGCGCAAAAAATGGATCCCGAAGAGCAAGCTCAACCCTTCCTTCATCCTTCCTATCTTGAGTTTTAAGTGAGAATTTAGAACAAGAGAAATAGAGTTTTTCTCTTACCATTTTCCTTCATTTCAATAGGCAAAAATGAGAGCCAAAGAATATGAGAAATCATATTCTGAGGCTTGCCTCATTTCTTGCAtctcattttatattttttatgtaTTAAAGTTGTAACATTTACTCTATGGCCAAGAGGCCTAAATTTCTTATAATATTAATGCATTTCTTCTATCATTCTCTCATTTCTCTTGTGCTATTCATTTTCGctacatttaattaatttataaacaatgtaatgTGTTATTAATGTTAGAGAATTTGGAtgtgttttaattaatttgtaagTTCTGTTTAGCTAAATGCGAACATTAAAGCTTTGTTTATTCGAAAGAAAAGACAATCACATTTATTGTAATCACCTGACAAGTGAAAGCCCATCTTTAACTAAGTAGACGACGAAGAGATTGTACTAATGCAATCTCATCGCCAAATTAATCAATTgcataaataacaaaaatgctAACTTGTGCGGCGAAAGCATAGAAAGGATGCTTGCCTTAATTTAGGATGATTTCTTATAACACATATAGCCTAATTAGAtacaaatcatagcttaacttaAAGTATTTGGATCCAAAAAGGCGAGCAAGTATGACGGAGGCGTCGAGAGGACGTTCGCCTTAATTCTAAAGTTAATAGATGCTTTGTATCGCCTCAAATTATTAATGCACAATACATTGtgattaattagttaaatataatttcattCCATGCTTGTTACATGCGTTCACACTTCATTACACCCAATTTTCATGGTCATCTTGCACCACCAATTGCACCTTAGTGTATATAGTTAGAATAAACATATTGTGCATATTTATTAGTGTATAGAGTATACCCCGTAGGATTAGCTATGCAATAGATTTAATTGGAACACCAATTCCTTGAGTTTGACCCTGGACTTAATTATCAAGAAACCTCACTTCATTTACACTTAGGCGATAGaaaggaaaacttgtactacatGTATATCAATATGAAACCAGCAACGTATAGGTAGAACGTGCATCTTTTATCGTATCATCCTATTCTATTCGCGTACTAAGTCATTCACTTAGAACCTAGCATGACACAGCTATGAATTTATTATTAACATGCGATGGGAggtatataaacgatcgtgtaccagtAAGTTTGCGATAGAAATACGGAGATGATTAACTTATAGAAAGCTATCCTTTACATTTCAAGCAAGTCGACAATATCCACAAACAAAATCATATACATTAAGTGAATGCATCTTGTTGTCAAAATCATAGTTGAATACCATCAGTCTTACTAATGCACGAGGGGAATTCGTAAGGTACGTGCTCAGTCCATGCACGAAAATAAAATAGAGTTGACTTGTTATCTAGTTGAGGCTTGTATAGAAGATAAAAATTTAGATAGGCTAAATAGATAAAAGTTGAATTCTTCCTGATTTAAGATTAATAACCAAGTAAGTCAGGTATATCAACAATATTCCTATAACTACAATGCCAACTAAATCAACTTTTTAGCATTAGTAGAGGGGTGTTAGATTCTTTTCAAAGCCCACCCCACTCCCTAAATGATAGAGATTGAGGCTCATTAATTTGTGTTTATCCAAAATTGTCTTCAATCTAAACTTTTGGATGATATGAGCCAAGAATTGATGGAGTTGAAAATTTGATGAAGGTAAATAAGTAATGTTATCGTAATAACTATAAACAATTGTTTTTCATTCTTATCTAGAATTCATAAACATATGAAAGGAGATGAAAGTTATTTTTGACATTTTGAATCGTGATGACTATAGAATGAAGAATCTTTGAATTTTTACTCATAATTCTTATTTACATCTgctttttattatatataaattgaatttTATACAAAATGTTAAGCAAATCTAATTTGTTAGAGTATCAAAGTGTCATAATGGAATCAAAGTATAATCTAATTTTTCAAAGAATTTTGTTAAACAATCCTAGATCAACGCTCCTAAGATTTTGACTACATTACTCTTTATACTTCTTATTCTTATTAGGTAAAGAAGCTTTTTAATTTGGtctaaataatttattgttGACTTTGACTCCTTTTTTCCTTACTTTGTTGGGCATTTAAGTAGTTGATTGaattttgtttgatttattCATTATGAACATGTAAAGATTAAAAAAGTAgcaattacataaaaaaatataaataattaaaaacatcTCACCTATAATAGTGACTTTTAAATAAGGAGATCTACCAAACGTCCAACCAGCTACACCTTTACTACTAATGCCAATCTATATGGacaaatttatataaatgttTCCTAATTCAACTCCAATAATTTGTACTATCCACTCCAAATTTAAATCTTTAATTCTCCCTCCCATATATTgttaaaacttaaaaacaaccgtaatataatatttttggaatttttcatttctttctaatttttttcaCAGAGgcttttgtataaatatattcATATACAACTATGCTACgttgtgtttattattatttaataatggtagaaatatGAAAATTGAACATGATAACTTTGATAATCTAGTTCAATGAGTATCGCCTACGTCTAGAGAGCTTTTCCGCTTAAATGAAGAGATTAAtttattaagattcaaatgAGTACAAGATCGTAAGAAGAATGCTAAGATCAATATGATATATGACAcaatattaaaatttcaatctagATCTTCATATGATGCTCACCTAGATTTGTACTCTATAGTAATAGTTGTTATTACTAGATATCACGCTCCCCTGACATTTATATTTGAATCTTCCGAAGATATCAAGCTCCCTTGATTTTGGTAATTGAATCTTCCAATTGTTAAGGACTTCTTTAATCTTTTATCTCACTTTTTATGGATCAATATGTCTTATTGAAGTATTTGATTCTTCATAAAAGTATTTGTTAGTTGAAGGTAAAGTCTTACCTTCCAATTGAGATCATTCTGATACAATTTTTTCCTTGGTGCATTTTCTTCCATCTATTTCTTAAGAGTGAATTGCAATAGACAAAATTTGTTGTACTTCAAAAGGGAACAGAAGAGATATCTTTGAAGTTTTTCGATTAAAGATAGTCTGAGGAGATTCAAAGTTTTTCCTTTAAAGATTTTGGTCAAGAATCTTGAGGAAGTTTTTggacaaaaaaattaaaatatcttcTTGGAATACCTTCTTATAAGAGAAAAGGCCAACAACTACATGATCAACAAAATCCCTAAAAAACTGGATTAATATATTCTTGGAAAATAATTGTTTGGaagaaaacatcataaagaattgtaaaaactaaataaaatttatgGTCAAGACGTATAACACATAAAAAaactaatatataaatatatggtAATATAGTatgtgtacatatatatatttagatcAAATATGGTAACATCATTGAATACGAAATTTTCACTTTTTGCTTGAATTCCTCAAAatgttttattatataaataagaACTGAAAATTTAAATATAGAATTTACGAtggttaaaatatatatatatatatatatatatatatatatatatatatgtcaatTTGAGTTATATTCTTCCAATTTTTATTGACATATAATCCATGGAAAAGAAATGTGATGGTTAAAGAAAAGAAACGAGATGGTTGAAGTACATTTTTTTAGAAGCatgattatattatatttttgaatgATGATGATACACTTATTCAAAAGAGAAATAATGATTGTGTGATTATtgatttgccttttctttttattccatTTTGACAAATAAGCTatgtgaataaaaaaaataaataaacaaatgaataaGAGAACGTGGATGGGTGAAAAAACAACTCCCAAACTTAATTTTATAATCAAATGCTTCAGATTTGTACAATAAAGTAATGAGAAATTGAGTTCATGATCACTTGATTCTGCTATTTCCATACCCTACCTCTCAAacccaactttttttttttctaaggtATCAAATTTTTGTTTCTACAATTTTTTATGATTGAACGTTGGCATCAGTAGTGGATTGACATTTTCATTTTATCGTTAAAAGCTTTCTGCACATTATCTTATTGAAGAGATATTGAGAGTTTTTTTATGTCTTACATCCCTAATTTACATGCTCTtttcatatatgtatatatcatagttacttttatttttattttagcaACATATTTATATTGAAACTTAAATCGTGTTtgtttttatagaaaaaattcttatatgtatgtatataattctagtaatgcaaaaaaaaaaaaaaaaaaaaaaaatacaaatttgtAAAGAAGTATATTTTATAAGTCTACTAGGTTAAGTTAGCTATAAATTAATGAATAGTTATAATGACATTCATGAACTGtattataaaaaatgaaagtaaaaatggtagaatatttttttccaaatacatgaaaaatattaaagaaaagacAAACACAAGTATTTGAAGGCATTAAAAATGCATAGTTTTGGACATTGATTTCTAAAAGTTCAATAACCAGAAGCAACGGTGTTCCACATTTTTaaactacaaaaaaaaagttaattttttttaaaaaaaataaaaatatgggTGTATACGAGAGAGTACCAAAGTTTTTTCcttaaaagggaaaaaagaaagagcgtgaaagttatttctaaattttgtaTGGAGTAATGTAGAGAAGATTTAAATGGTAGAATTTATTGTCAAcatatttgtatatattatGTTGGGGAGAGATGTAAATATTTAAACTTAGATAAAGGtgttaaatgaaaatttgttCAAAAGGAGATTAGATTTGGAtatcaaaatgaaaaatgtgGAGGAATTATGGGATTGTATTTACTTGCAGCTACAAATGAGAGAAGTGAAATGAAAAGTTTTAATGAAAACTGAAAAGGGGCCGTCATTTTCACTGCACAACTTTTTCTCTCCTCTCTTCTCTCTCAACTTTTTCTTCCGCAAAAATATGTGCTTTCCAAATACTTCTCTCCCCAAAAACTGAGGAGGAACCAAGGATTTGCTCTCCTCACCCACAACCCAAATCCCTtcatatcaaatggacacaaccGATTCAATCACTGCTTTCTctcatcttcttcaacctccagaTTTCTCTCACTATGTTGAAATTGATCCCACTGGCAGATATGGAAGAGtacttttctctctctttctctctaacTATCTTCCCAATTCCCCATCGTTTTTATTCTCTTCTTTCCTGTTTTGCTTGCAGTATAATGAAATCCTCGGCAAAGGAGCTTCCAAGACAGTGTATGAACCAATTTAGCTTCCCCTTTGTTTTCCTtccatttttgtaattaatatCGAATTTTGGATTCCCTTGTAGTTTCaaccttctttttttcttttttgtctctaTTTGATTCTCTTTCACATacattttctatttattttgaGAATTCGATCTCTTCTTGAtgtttgatttttgtttatttggtTCTCTTTTTCGATTTCCGTTCATGGGTTATGTttgattttgttaattttgttaATCTTGTTTAGTTTTTGGAAATGAGCATTTCCCtgagttcttttctttttttttttttttttttttttttcactttatAGTTACAGAGCATTTGATGAGTATGAAGGGATTGAAGTTGCTTGGAATCAGGTCAAACTCTGTAACTTCCTTCAATGTCCTGAAGATCTTGAGAGGCTATACTCTGAGATTCATCTCTTAaaaacattgaaacataaaAACATAATGAAATTCTATACCTCTTGGGTCGATACTGCAAATAAGAACATCAACTTTGTAACTGAAATGTTCACTTCTGGGACTCTGAGGCAGTAAGAATGCTTTTCAACATTCGATCTTACACTCTTCAATTTCCATTCTCGTAATtgttgcattctttcttttagatttctgcCTAATTTCTGGTTCGTTCTGGTTTCCAAGGTATAGGCTAAAGCATAGGAGAGCTAACATTAGGGCAGTGAAGCGATGGTGTAGACAAATTTTGAGGGGTCTTCATTATCTCCATAGCCAAGACCCCCCTGTGATCCACAGAGATCTCAAGTGTGACAACATTTTTGTTAATGGTAACCAGGGAGAAATTAAAATTGGAGACCTTGGTCTTGCTGCTATCCTCCAGAAATCACATGCTGATCATTGTGTTGGTATGTTTATCTTCTTCAAATCATGTGAAATTTTGGCAATAAATTCAGTTTTTGAAATGAAGGATCAGGTGGAGATTGTGTTACAGTTCTTTTAACATTTCATTTTTGGTTCTCTGATCCTGAATGCTCTTACGATGAATCACTTTCCTTGAGTTGGTGGTGATTTTTGCCAGAAATAAATCATTTTGTCAGATTAGTTTATTATAATTGTCATTACATTACAGGGACACCAGAGTTCATGGCTCCTGAAGTATATGAGGAGGCATATAATGAATTGGTAGACATTTATTCTTTTGGGATGTGTGTTTTGGAGATGGTTACGTTTGAATATCCATATAGTGAATGTAATCATCCTGTTCAAATCTATAAGAAAGTAATTTCTGTAAGATCTCCGTCTCTCAACAGGCCTATGCTTTTCTTTAATCTTCTATGTGAGAGAAGAAAAAGTTGATTACTTAACATGCTGTCTACTTGTAGGGGAAAAAACCAGATGCCTTGTATAAAGTGAAGGATCCAAGCATGCGACAATTCGTTGAGAAATGCTTGGCACCAGTCTCTTGTAGACTTTCAGCAAGGGAGCTTTTGAGTGACCCTTTTCTTGAAATTGATATTTGTGAAAGCAAgttgaaaatttcagattctcGGAGAGAACTGGACGATTTTGCTTCCACTATAGTGCGGCCTTTTCTTGAACGAGAAAAAAGATTTAGCTCAATTAGTTACAGTTTGGAGGCCTCAGATGAATGGAGGTACCGTTCAGTCCAGAAGGAACGTGATGGGATTGAACTTTTTGAGGACAATGATAATGACCAATTGGAAAATCTTGATAAAAATATTAAGGGGAAAATACGTGAAGATGGCAGCATTGTTTTAAGACTTAGGATTACGGATAAAGAAGGTAGCTCAGTACATTTATTTTCCTTTCGTTTTTG
The sequence above is drawn from the Cucumis melo cultivar AY chromosome 2, USDA_Cmelo_AY_1.0, whole genome shotgun sequence genome and encodes:
- the LOC103501021 gene encoding probable serine/threonine-protein kinase WNK9 isoform X1, encoding MDTTDSITAFSHLLQPPDFSHYVEIDPTGRYGRYNEILGKGASKTVYRAFDEYEGIEVAWNQVKLCNFLQCPEDLERLYSEIHLLKTLKHKNIMKFYTSWVDTANKNINFVTEMFTSGTLRQYRLKHRRANIRAVKRWCRQILRGLHYLHSQDPPVIHRDLKCDNIFVNGNQGEIKIGDLGLAAILQKSHADHCVGTPEFMAPEVYEEAYNELVDIYSFGMCVLEMVTFEYPYSECNHPVQIYKKVISGKKPDALYKVKDPSMRQFVEKCLAPVSCRLSARELLSDPFLEIDICESKLKISDSRRELDDFASTIVRPFLEREKRFSSISYSLEASDEWRYRSVQKERDGIELFEDNDNDQLENLDKNIKGKIREDGSIVLRLRITDKEGLIRNIYFPFDTKNDTALTVATEMIAELDITDQDVIKIAEKIDGEISSLVPEWKPGPGIDETPRISYDGGSQSYNASNQPSDNILIENKGNGIKLYQILNLSTDGHALAHKHFEQEQFSLKADRPTQPVVGSIPNVSSQHYQPDSVLPENQALSSRSFRQRHYDDNYKKTDQSLAVGYKEKLPDKKATVIDTSQRSLLGSRSLSRVSSYCEDKFSSQIHWEIRWLWN
- the LOC103501021 gene encoding serine/threonine-protein kinase WNK1 isoform X2 — its product is MSMKGLKLLGIRLKHRRANIRAVKRWCRQILRGLHYLHSQDPPVIHRDLKCDNIFVNGNQGEIKIGDLGLAAILQKSHADHCVGTPEFMAPEVYEEAYNELVDIYSFGMCVLEMVTFEYPYSECNHPVQIYKKVISGKKPDALYKVKDPSMRQFVEKCLAPVSCRLSARELLSDPFLEIDICESKLKISDSRRELDDFASTIVRPFLEREKRFSSISYSLEASDEWRYRSVQKERDGIELFEDNDNDQLENLDKNIKGKIREDGSIVLRLRITDKEGLIRNIYFPFDTKNDTALTVATEMIAELDITDQDVIKIAEKIDGEISSLVPEWKPGPGIDETPRISYDGGSQSYNASNQPSDNILIENKGNGIKLYQILNLSTDGHALAHKHFEQEQFSLKADRPTQPVVGSIPNVSSQHYQPDSVLPENQALSSRSFRQRHYDDNYKKTDQSLAVGYKEKLPDKKATVIDTSQRSLLGSRSLSRVSSYCEDKFSSQIHWEIRWLWN